One Ezakiella massiliensis genomic window, GATAGGCCCAAGGCTTTTATAATTGAAAACTATGGGCTGAGATTTTTAATTATCCACGGTGACGAAAAATCCGTTGCCGGCTGGGACAACGACAAGTCGAGATTGGTGGACGAAGACAGGCAAATAGAGCTCAAGGACTTTTGCCAAAAGAAAAACATTGATGCTGTCCTCTGCACCCACACCTGCAGCCAGGTCATCTTCGAATGGGAAGACCATGTGCTTGTAAACAACGGTGCCAGCGGCATGAATAGTGTAAAAGGCGGAGGAAATGGCCTTTACACAAAAATATCCAAGGAAAAATCTGCTCATGCAATTTACTCCAAGGAAATCACTGGAGTCTTTATAGAGCTTATGCCTTTACATTATGATAAGGCGCCTATGGTCGAGTGGTTTGACCAAGTCTGGCCCAAGGACAGCCCAGCAGAAATTTCCTACAGAGATAGGATTGTAAATGGTGTGTCTGACGACCTCTTGGTCATCAAAAGTAAATAAAAAACAAAAGTGACTGAATACATTTCCAGTCACTTTTTTTATGGCAAAAATTAAATTTTTAAAAATTATTTTATAAAGGTCCCTTCTCTGAGTTCCTTGAAGGCCTGGTAAATTTCATCCATGGAATTCATAACAATGGGTCCACCCCAGGCAACTTTTTCATCCAGGCGTATGGACTTTAAAAATAAAACTATGTCGCCTTTTTTACCTGTAAAACTGACCTTGTCTCCCTTGGATAAGGTAGCTGCAGTTTTTTCTTCTAAAATTTCTCCGTCAAGGTCTACTGATCCCAAAAGTGTAAATAAAATTACCACATCATTTTCTTCCACTTCCAAATTAAATTCAGCCTCGTCTGTAAATTCAATAGCATAAAATGTTAATGGATGATTTGGCGCCTGATATCCATCGGTTCCCTTGTATGAACCTGAAATAATATCCACATTAAAGCCCTGGCCCTCGACTCTTGGCAAGTCTTTTAGCGGCTGATAATGGGGCTTTACCATCTTTAATTTTTGTGGCAGATTTAACCAGAGTTGGACTCCTAGCATCCTGTCCGATTCTGGCAACATCTCCTTGTGCAAAATTCCCGACCCAGTGGTCATCCATTGGACTTGGCCGTCTGTAATCTCGTCCTCAAAACCCATGCTGTCCCTGTGAAGCATGCGGCCGTGCTTTAAATATGAAATCGTTTCAATCCCCCTGTGAGGATGTTCAGGAAAACCTCCCTTGTAATCGTCATAATTTTCTGTATCAAAAGAATCCAACATCAAAATTGGATCGTATATATCTTTAGTCCCGTTACCCAAAACACGAACAAGTCTTACCCCAGCTCCGTCTCTGGTCTCAAAACCCTGAGTTTTGTTTTCAATTTTTCTAATCATAAGCTTACCTCCCTATTTAATTCTCACCTACTTCTACCCCCATATTATGTGTATAAAACTATTTTTAAAAAATCATACGCTAAAGATAGTAGGTCCTACCTTTAACTTCGTATTTTTTAATAGATCTTGCATCTGTGCTTATAGAAACAAAAAAATAAGCACTCTTGCAACAAAAAACCAGCCAGTGATTTACACTTGCTGGTTAATTTAATTAATATCTTAATTTCTTTCCATTTTTTTAACAAGTTCAATTGCTTGGTCAATTATATCATCAAATGCAATTCCCTGTGCGTAAGCATTTTTACGCTGATAATTATCCCATCTTTTTTTAACCTGTTCATCAGTTCTAATAAGCTCAAATGTATTTATAATTTCACTTGGTGAATAAATCGTTTGCCTATATTTAAAAGTATTTATGCATGCTTGACTTAATTTTTTAAAATCAATATTAGCTTCTTCATATTTATATAAAGCATAGACATCATAAAAATCTTTAGACCTACTTGTATAAGATCCCAGACTATAAATAGTATGCAATTTTTCAGCAAGTATGGATTCTATATTATAAGCGCAAATATTTATGGATTCATCAGAAAAGATACTCTTATATTCATATACAATTTCACCACCAGTAATTGGATCTCCTGTTGCTATATCAAGTGGTACAGTAAGCTCAATGTTATCGAGCTTGCATAGGATTTTTATTCTAAATCCCCCATATTCATCCTGGTCTTTAATCTTTTCTATATTTTTAATTTTATATATAATCTCACTATTTGAATTTGCCTCTAATATTTTTTCAAACTTCTGCTTGATATTTTCTTCTGTTAAAGAAAAGTTCTTTATAGAAAAATCTATATCCACTGTAGATCTAGAACCAATGCCAATTACATTGGATAACAAGAATCCACCCTTAAAAATAAAGTTTTCTCTCTCATCACTTTCTCCAATCCGCTTCAATATTGACTCCAAAAAATAGTGGGTCTGTATAGAATTGAAACTTAGACCTGTCTCTTCTGAAATATTCAGACAAATATCTCTTAATTTATTTTTATTCATAGCATAAGCTCCATTAGCTTTTGAACTTTTTCATATATTTTCATTTTTTTCGCATAATAATACAGCTGTTTGAGGTCTTTTTCTTCATGAGCAATATATTTTTTTAAAGCCTTTGAAAAAACCTCTGCATCCATTTCCTCTCTCTTCTTTATAAGGTCACAAATAGTTTTGTCGATATTATAAACTTTGAGAGGATTGCCATAGATTGAGTCTTTATATGTTATACCCAGCTCATAAATGTCTTTTTTTGAGTAGTTAACATCCACATAATCTTTAAAGCGGTGGGCGTTATATCCGCTGTAAACAGTCACTTCCATTTTTTGTGGGATTATATCGCTAAGGCCATGGATATAAAGAGCAGACATATAAGAAAAAACTGGGACCTTGTATCTTTTATTAAAAAAATAATACTCGTCATAGTCTCCATTTTTATCTATATATATCCCCCTATCAACTCTTATTAGCTTGTCATCCTCCACCATCCGTGATAGATATACCGTTGGAATTTCAGCAACACGAAGGTCTTCACTTGTTATTATTCCACCCTTTTCTTTTATTTTATTATTTATATCCTTGCTAATAATTTTTCCCACCTCCTGTTGTATCTGTGCTTATATTATAACATTTTATAAGCACAATTACAACACCAACAAAAAACCAGCCAGTGATTTACACTGGCTGGTCATAAATTTATTTTTATTCTGGATCTCTTTCCTTGCCCCAGAAGAAGAGGGCTGTTGTGCCTGGGCCTGTGTGGACACCGATGTATCTAATCATATAGATGTCTAGGCTCTTGATCTTTGGAAATTTTTCTTCAATCAATTTCTTTACAAATTCTGCGTCATCAATGCAATTTGAATGGGCGATTACAACTGCGTCATCATAATCCAAACCCTTATCGGCCCTTTCTTCCATTACGCTAACAAGGGTTTTCAGAGCTTTTTTTCTGCCCATGACCTTCTTGCGTGGAACGAGTTTCCCCTGGTCAGACACGTCCATAAATGGATAGATGTTTAAGGAGCTGCCAAGAACCATTTGTGCTTTTGTGATCCTGCCTCCACGATAATAGCTCGTGAGGTCCCCTGATGTAAATAAGTGATTTACCTTCAGAGCGTTTTCATTTAAATAATTATAAACTTCTTCTGCTGACCAGCCTTGATTTTTTAATTCCACGGCCTTCATAACGAGCAGGGTTTGTCCGCCTGAAATCGAAGTTCCATCTACTGGGTAAACACGAGTTTCGCCGTATTCTTCATTTAAAATATCCGCAGCCCTTTGAACGCTGGTTTGAGTTTGAGAAAGTCCTGATGAAATATCGATATTGATAATATCATAGCCTTGATCCAAATATGGTTTCCAGGCTTCCAAGTATTGGTTAGTGTTGTTGGATGCTGTTGTCGGGTAAGTGCCTTCCTCTATCCACTTGTAAATATTCATGGCGTCAAAATTTTTAAAGTCGTCCATGTAGACATCTTCGCCGTGAATAATTGGATTGGCGACAACTATGCAATCGTTGCCATAAATGTAATCTGCTGAAACATCAGCTGTTGGTGTTGTGCAAATTTTAAATTCTCTCATTGTTATTTTCTCCTAAATTATTGTTAGCAAGGCATTCCATCTTTACTTGCTTCATTATTTTTATAACTGCAAAAAATACTATAATCGAGCTCAAGACATCGCTAATTGTGTAAGCCCACCAAAATCCATCTATGCCATAAAATAGCGGCAGGATATAAATGAGTGGTAGCAAAATAATAAATTGCCTCAAGAGCGATGTGATCGATGCTATCCTTGGCCTTTTTACCGCTTGGAAAAATGCCGTTCCTGCTATAGATATACCCAAAAATGGGGATGCATACATAGATTTTTTTAATCCGCTAGCTGCAAGCTCTAAGACTGGTCCAGTTTTTTCATTAAAGAAAATCGAACACAGCTCATAAGGCCAAATCATTATTGCCAAAAATGCCGTGATACTTACGATTGATGCGTAAATAGTGCCCTTTAAATAGGCTTCTTTTACTCTGTCAAAACTCTTGGCCCCGTAATTGTAGGCGATAATCGGGTGGATGCCCTGGTTTATTCCATAAAGTGGCATAAATAAAACACTGGAAATTCCCATGACGATTGACATGGCCGAAAGCCCTGTGGCTCCAGCATATCTCTTTAGATTTAAGTTTATAAACATCATCAAAAATGAGTTGGCCACATTTATTAAAAATAAGGGCAGACCGTTTTCAAAAATATCTCCGACCATTTTGCCTTCAAGCTTCATATAATGCTTGCTGAGTTTTAAAATGTGCTTGTCCTTTATAAAGTACATTAAAACCCAAATCATGCTTACATATTGGCTGATAACAGTCGCAATGGCCGCACCCTTGACTCCCATATCAAAAACAAAGATTAATATCGGGTCCAGGATAATATTTAAAAATACTCCGATTAAAATCGTGGTCATGGCTGCCTGTGAATCGCCAGCCGCCCTGATGAAGTTGTTTAAGCCAAAGCCGATTAAAATTGCCGGTATACCCGGGATCGTGTAATCAAAATATGTCGCTGCGTATTTGTAGTTGGATTCGGTCGGTCCCAATAGATTAATTATTTGCTCTTTAAAAATAAATAAAATTATAGGAATAAAGATTGCAAAAATTATTAAAAGATAAAGGGATATATTTAAATATTTCTCCGCCTTATCTTTATTTTTTTCACCCAAGGATATGCTCATAAGCGTGCTGCCTCCGCTTGATGCAAGCATCTGCAAGCTCATGATTATCATTTGTATGGGCATGATCAGATAGACTCCGCCAATGGCAAGCTCGTTTACTCCCTGACCAATAAATACCCTGTCGACCACGCTGTACAAGGCGTTGGCCAGCATGGCAATTATACTCGGTATGGAGAGTTTCCAGACCAAAGTGGATATGGGCTGGGTCCCTAGTCCATGTTCCTTGTCTTTCATATTTTTCCTCTTTCTAAGAAAATTAAATAAGCCTCC contains:
- a CDS encoding pirin family protein; protein product: MIRKIENKTQGFETRDGAGVRLVRVLGNGTKDIYDPILMLDSFDTENYDDYKGGFPEHPHRGIETISYLKHGRMLHRDSMGFEDEITDGQVQWMTTGSGILHKEMLPESDRMLGVQLWLNLPQKLKMVKPHYQPLKDLPRVEGQGFNVDIISGSYKGTDGYQAPNHPLTFYAIEFTDEAEFNLEVEENDVVILFTLLGSVDLDGEILEEKTAATLSKGDKVSFTGKKGDIVLFLKSIRLDEKVAWGGPIVMNSMDEIYQAFKELREGTFIK
- a CDS encoding nucleotidyl transferase AbiEii/AbiGii toxin family protein → MNKNKLRDICLNISEETGLSFNSIQTHYFLESILKRIGESDERENFIFKGGFLLSNVIGIGSRSTVDIDFSIKNFSLTEENIKQKFEKILEANSNSEIIYKIKNIEKIKDQDEYGGFRIKILCKLDNIELTVPLDIATGDPITGGEIVYEYKSIFSDESINICAYNIESILAEKLHTIYSLGSYTSRSKDFYDVYALYKYEEANIDFKKLSQACINTFKYRQTIYSPSEIINTFELIRTDEQVKKRWDNYQRKNAYAQGIAFDDIIDQAIELVKKMERN
- a CDS encoding type IV toxin-antitoxin system AbiEi family antitoxin domain-containing protein — translated: MGKIISKDINNKIKEKGGIITSEDLRVAEIPTVYLSRMVEDDKLIRVDRGIYIDKNGDYDEYYFFNKRYKVPVFSYMSALYIHGLSDIIPQKMEVTVYSGYNAHRFKDYVDVNYSKKDIYELGITYKDSIYGNPLKVYNIDKTICDLIKKREEMDAEVFSKALKKYIAHEEKDLKQLYYYAKKMKIYEKVQKLMELML
- a CDS encoding DegV family protein, translated to MREFKICTTPTADVSADYIYGNDCIVVANPIIHGEDVYMDDFKNFDAMNIYKWIEEGTYPTTASNNTNQYLEAWKPYLDQGYDIINIDISSGLSQTQTSVQRAADILNEEYGETRVYPVDGTSISGGQTLLVMKAVELKNQGWSAEEVYNYLNENALKVNHLFTSGDLTSYYRGGRITKAQMVLGSSLNIYPFMDVSDQGKLVPRKKVMGRKKALKTLVSVMEERADKGLDYDDAVVIAHSNCIDDAEFVKKLIEEKFPKIKSLDIYMIRYIGVHTGPGTTALFFWGKERDPE
- a CDS encoding MATE family efflux transporter; amino-acid sequence: MKDKEHGLGTQPISTLVWKLSIPSIIAMLANALYSVVDRVFIGQGVNELAIGGVYLIMPIQMIIMSLQMLASSGGSTLMSISLGEKNKDKAEKYLNISLYLLIIFAIFIPIILFIFKEQIINLLGPTESNYKYAATYFDYTIPGIPAILIGFGLNNFIRAAGDSQAAMTTILIGVFLNIILDPILIFVFDMGVKGAAIATVISQYVSMIWVLMYFIKDKHILKLSKHYMKLEGKMVGDIFENGLPLFLINVANSFLMMFINLNLKRYAGATGLSAMSIVMGISSVLFMPLYGINQGIHPIIAYNYGAKSFDRVKEAYLKGTIYASIVSITAFLAIMIWPYELCSIFFNEKTGPVLELAASGLKKSMYASPFLGISIAGTAFFQAVKRPRIASITSLLRQFIILLPLIYILPLFYGIDGFWWAYTISDVLSSIIVFFAVIKIMKQVKMECLANNNLGENNNERI